A stretch of Candidatus Nitrosotenuis cloacae DNA encodes these proteins:
- a CDS encoding NADH-quinone oxidoreductase subunit N translates to MIEITSTPIILIAILGTIGMLLPIISIARKDKGSNTLYAAIAFGALIASIGYVVYETVTNQLPPAAIFSGDVLSNDSFSGLFAIAMLIVSIMTTVGSFSFMRNQSHHAVYYSMILLSTIGMVLVAYSTDLVMLFVAWELMSIPTYVLAGFMKKNPSSNEAALKYFLFGAVSSAIIIYGISLVYGLTGSTNIGEVITGLSTLDPSLMPLGLLAVGMFIAGFGFKMGLVPFHMWLPDTYEGAPPTITALLAAGTKKAGFAAALRVVIMGTVALNLDWTFALGIIAIMTMTVGNIAAIMQKNISRMLAYSSIGHAGYILIGLAVAPFTPMGLQGSLFHILNHAVMKGAAFIAIAGIVVTLGVTNIDKLKGLGRKMPITAVGLVVSLLALAGVPPTAGFWSKLMLFGAALDSGVPGWAGWLAIAGVLNSALSVAYYGWIIRKMYFEGETEKRVKEPRSIVAVMIFSVIFLVAIGVYPDPIIEFASNAAPSLESALTISK, encoded by the coding sequence ATGATAGAGATTACTTCTACACCAATCATACTGATTGCAATACTTGGCACTATCGGCATGCTGCTTCCTATAATCAGCATTGCAAGAAAGGACAAGGGCTCAAACACGCTATACGCCGCGATTGCATTTGGCGCACTCATCGCATCAATTGGATATGTCGTATATGAAACGGTAACCAACCAGCTGCCACCTGCGGCAATATTCTCAGGGGATGTTCTGTCTAACGACTCATTTAGCGGCCTATTTGCAATCGCAATGCTTATTGTCTCAATAATGACAACAGTGGGTTCCTTCAGCTTTATGCGAAACCAGTCGCATCACGCAGTCTACTATTCCATGATATTGCTCTCCACGATTGGTATGGTGCTAGTTGCGTACTCGACGGATCTTGTGATGCTGTTTGTGGCATGGGAGCTGATGAGCATTCCGACATACGTTCTTGCAGGATTTATGAAAAAGAATCCAAGCTCAAACGAGGCGGCGCTCAAGTACTTTTTGTTTGGTGCAGTGTCTTCTGCCATTATAATTTACGGAATCTCGCTTGTGTACGGGCTGACTGGCTCTACTAACATTGGAGAAGTGATAACAGGGCTTTCCACACTCGACCCGTCGCTCATGCCGCTAGGACTGCTTGCGGTAGGAATGTTCATCGCAGGATTTGGATTCAAGATGGGATTGGTACCGTTCCACATGTGGCTGCCAGACACATACGAGGGGGCACCGCCTACCATCACGGCACTGCTTGCTGCAGGAACCAAGAAGGCGGGATTTGCCGCAGCTTTGCGTGTTGTGATAATGGGAACTGTGGCGCTCAACTTGGACTGGACATTTGCACTTGGAATCATTGCAATAATGACTATGACTGTGGGAAACATTGCCGCAATCATGCAGAAGAACATCTCAAGGATGCTTGCGTATTCCAGCATTGGTCACGCAGGATACATCCTGATTGGGCTGGCAGTGGCACCGTTTACGCCAATGGGACTTCAGGGCTCGCTGTTCCACATACTGAACCACGCAGTGATGAAGGGGGCAGCGTTCATCGCAATTGCCGGAATTGTAGTCACGCTTGGAGTGACTAACATCGACAAGCTAAAGGGCCTTGGAAGAAAGATGCCAATTACGGCAGTGGGACTTGTGGTGTCGCTTTTGGCGCTTGCAGGAGTTCCTCCTACTGCAGGATTCTGGAGTAAATTGATGCTGTTTGGCGCAGCCTTGGACTCTGGCGTCCCAGGATGGGCTGGCTGGCTTGCAATAGCAGGTGTACTAAACTCGGCGCTCTCTGTGGCATACTATGGTTGGATAATACGAAAGATGTACTTTGAGGGAGAGACGGAAAAGCGGGTCAAGGAACCAAGATCAATTGTGGCAGTGATGATATTTTCTGTGATATTCCTAGTTGCAATAGGAGTCTATCCGGACCCGATTATCGAGTTTGCAAGCAATGCGGCGCCGTCACTGGAATCTGCACTTACAATTTCAAAGTAG
- a CDS encoding polyprenyl synthetase family protein translates to MDRKNLKINPLLENYKEYISKIDAALESELTLYSKSEFMQPLMYAIEGGKRIRPLILLLAAECVGKVDQRAFVAGCAVEFLHTESVIHDDIIDNETSRRHKDPFHIKYGYNTSILTGDFVLGLILNISSRLDNARITKDLANTAMLMSEGEVLETRLETSQDLTFDDYLKVIEYKTATAFETAARLGAILGNGNEDQIIALSEYGRNIGIAYQIRDDLIDWKNEDKLFNLLVKRSSDPRDVFNHMEKMLKDYASKATSSLRIVPDNDAKSHLEYLLKLTTLKL, encoded by the coding sequence TTGGATCGAAAAAATCTCAAAATCAACCCACTCCTTGAAAATTACAAAGAATACATTTCAAAAATTGACGCAGCCCTTGAATCCGAACTTACACTTTACTCAAAATCAGAGTTCATGCAGCCCCTGATGTACGCAATCGAGGGCGGAAAGAGAATCAGGCCGCTCATCCTCCTTTTGGCAGCAGAATGCGTCGGAAAGGTGGACCAGCGGGCTTTTGTAGCAGGATGCGCAGTGGAATTCCTGCATACGGAATCGGTGATCCACGACGACATAATCGACAATGAGACCTCAAGGAGGCACAAGGACCCGTTCCACATCAAGTATGGGTACAACACGAGCATCCTTACAGGCGACTTCGTTCTTGGACTTATACTCAACATATCATCAAGGCTTGACAACGCAAGAATAACAAAAGACCTTGCAAACACTGCTATGCTAATGAGCGAAGGCGAGGTGCTAGAGACGCGCCTTGAGACAAGCCAGGACCTCACATTTGACGACTATCTGAAGGTGATCGAATACAAGACTGCAACCGCGTTTGAGACGGCGGCAAGGCTTGGCGCCATACTGGGAAACGGAAACGAGGACCAGATAATCGCGCTGTCCGAATACGGGCGAAACATCGGGATCGCATACCAGATACGTGACGACCTAATCGACTGGAAGAACGAGGACAAGCTCTTTAACTTGCTGGTAAAACGAAGCTCGGACCCACGAGACGTCTTCAACCACATGGAAAAGATGCTAAAGGATTATGCAAGCAAGGCAACATCCAGCCTGAGAATAGTCCCAGACAATGATGCAAAATCGCATCTAGAGTATCTTCTAAAGCTGACTACTTTGAAATTGTAA
- a CDS encoding TenA family transcriptional regulator codes for MNSLSKKIDDIIEQKSLLKHPFYQMWSDGKLSSESLAGYSKEYFQMVRAVPSFVGQIAKFAPSSMIDEITANQQEEAEHLEPWVRFAVSLGVDGSDVSEYAGLEKTQNAVSELSSLMVSLEEGAAAMYAFEKEIPKISHTKLEGLEKFYGITADDATEYFRLHMEADIRHAATWANILDGIPEERHAELIRVAERSLDAQNHLLDSCYESYCQSS; via the coding sequence ATGAACTCTCTTTCAAAAAAAATTGACGATATTATCGAGCAAAAAAGCTTGCTAAAGCACCCGTTCTACCAAATGTGGAGTGATGGAAAATTATCTTCAGAATCGCTTGCAGGATATTCTAAGGAATATTTCCAAATGGTAAGGGCAGTTCCGTCCTTTGTGGGCCAGATTGCCAAATTTGCACCAAGTTCGATGATTGACGAAATCACCGCAAACCAGCAAGAAGAGGCAGAGCATCTGGAGCCGTGGGTAAGATTTGCAGTCTCGCTTGGTGTGGATGGAAGTGACGTATCAGAATATGCCGGACTTGAAAAGACGCAAAATGCAGTATCTGAATTATCGAGCCTGATGGTCTCACTTGAAGAGGGAGCTGCGGCAATGTATGCGTTTGAGAAGGAGATTCCAAAGATATCGCACACAAAGCTGGAGGGACTGGAAAAGTTCTACGGCATAACTGCGGATGATGCAACTGAATACTTTAGGCTGCACATGGAGGCGGACATTCGACACGCTGCCACGTGGGCAAACATACTGGATGGCATACCTGAAGAAAGACACGCAGAGCTGATTAGAGTCGCGGAGAGATCACTTGATGCACAGAACCACCTGCTTGACAGCTGCTACGAGAGCTACTGCCAATCTTCATAA